A window from Drosophila subobscura isolate 14011-0131.10 chromosome O, UCBerk_Dsub_1.0, whole genome shotgun sequence encodes these proteins:
- the LOC117897915 gene encoding kinase suppressor of Ras 1 → MSSAAQLTTSGVSNNNATDSSSNANANESGSSDSNLIIIQDMIDLSANHLEGLRTQCATSSMLTQQEIRCLESKLVRYFSELLLTKIRLNERIPANGLLPHATGNELKQWLRVVGLSQESLSVCLTRLTTLEQTLQLSDEELKHMLAENPNQREEELRRLTRAMQNLRKCMDTLEANTASNNDPEQWHWDSWDRPIHVHRGSVGNIGLGLGLNTASPRAHHRQHGPKGKSGGNAPSNSRSGRQSPTSMAATATEDMTGSTQGSQMTLTLTPSPPNSPFTPSSGTAVSSSLNGTPQRSRGSGTPPPARKHKTTLFNQAAGDGEPPAPPRNRLPTDPSPDSHSSASSEIFGENSNSNPLASIGNSSNVLLVPSSPSVGPVGMGHTIKHRFTKVLGFMATCTLCQKQVFSRCLKCTYCKFICHKSCAPHVPPSCGLPPEYVEEFRHIKEQQGGYSTLPHMHGSSKGSPLVKKSTLHKPLQQHHGDSSSPSSSCTNSTPSSPALFNQREREREHQDQAGSYGGSSAGGGSSSSANLLLTPSLTKHHQQQSQFNFPNVTITSSSGAGSGGNGGSASHNVQTLISNENLSEYQAAPPSVANSMNGGGLIDSLVNSSNGHISSLINSQVSNVSNASNATSSLVNSTTTSTTSSFFPRKLSTAGVDKRTPFTSEYTDTHKSNDSDKTVSLTGSASTDSDRTPVRLDSTEDGDSGQWRQNSISLKEWDIPYGDLRLLERIGQGRFGTVHRALWHGDVAVKLLNEDYLQDEHMLETFRNEVANFKKTRHENLVLFMGACMNPPYLAIVTSLCKGNTLFTYIHQRREKFAMNRTLVIAQQIAQGMGYLHARDIIHKDLRTKNIFIENGKVIITDFGLFSSTKLLYCDIGLGVPHNWLCYLAPELIRALMPEKPKGECLQFTYYSDVYSFGTVWYELICGEFTFKDQPAESIIWQVGRGMKQSLANLQSGREVKDLLMLCWAYEKEQRPRFAQLLYKLEQLPKKRLARSPSHPVNLSRSAESVF, encoded by the coding sequence atgagcAGCGCCGCCCAGCTGACGACGTCGGGagtcagcaacaacaatgccactGACTCCAGCTcgaatgccaatgccaacgaGTCCGGGTCCAGCGACAGCAACCTAATCATTATTCAGGACATGATTGATCTCTCGGCCAACCATTTGGAGGGTCTGCGCACCCAGTGCGCCACCAGTTCGATGCTGACGCAACAGGAGATACGCTGCCTGGAGTCCAAGCTGGTGCGCTACTTctccgagctgctgctgaccaaGATACGGCTCAACGAACGCATCCCGGCCAACGGGctcctgccccatgccacgGGCAACGAGCTGAAGCAATGGCTGCGCGTGGTTGGCCTCAGCCAGGAGTcgctgagtgtgtgtctgaCCAGGCTGACGACCCTGGAGCAGACGCTGCAGCTCAGCGATGAGGAGCTCAAGCATATGCTGGCCGAGAACCCCAACCagcgggaggaggagctgcgtcGCCTGACCAGGGCCATGCAGAATCTCCGCAAGTGCATGGACACGCTGGAGGCCAATACGGCCAGCAACAATGACCCGGAGCAATGGCACTGGGACTCCTGGGACCGACCCATACACGTCCATAGGGGTAGTGTGGGGAATAttggcttgggcctgggcctgaaCACCGCCTCCCCGCGGGCCCATCACCGACAGCATGGCCCTAAGGGGAAGAGTGGCGGCAACGCCCCCTCCAactcgcgcagtggccgccaATCGCCCACATCGATGGCAGCGACGGCAACGGAGGATATGACTGGCAGCACGCAGGGTTCCCAAATGACTCTAACGCTGACGCCGTCGCCGCCCAACTCTCCCTTCACACCCTCCAGTGGGACGGCAGTGAGCAGCAGTCTGAATGGCACACCGCAGAGGAGTCGCGGCAGTGGCACCCCACCGCCAGCCAGGAAGCACAAGACGACGCTGTTCAATCAGGCGGCGGGGGATGGCGAGCCGCCGGCGCCTCCGCGCAACCGACTGCCCACAGACCCCAGTCCGGATAGCCACAGTTCGGCCAGTTCGGAAATATTTGGCGAGAACAGCAATAGCAATCCATTGGCTTCCATTGGGAACTCATCGAATGTCCTGCTGGTGCCCAGCTCCCCCAGCGTGGGCCCCGTCGGGATGGGACACACCATTAAGCATCGGTTTACGAAAGTGCTTGGGTTCATGGCCACCTGCACACTGTGCCAAAAACAGGTCTTCTCCAGGTGTCTCAAGTGCACCTACTGCAAGTTCATTTGCCACAAAAGCTGTGCCCCCCACGTGCCACCCTCGTGCGGCCTGCCACCCGAATATGTGGAAGAGTTTCGTCAcatcaaggagcagcagggcggcTACTCCACCCTGCCGCATATGCATGGCTCGAGCAAGGGATCGCCCCTGGTGAAGAAGAGCACCCTGCACaagccactgcagcagcatcatggCGACAGCAGTTCGCCCAGTTCCAGCTGCACCAACTCCACGCCCAGCAGTCCGGCTCTGTTCAATCAGCGCGAACGGGAAAGGGAGCATCAGGACCAGGCTGGCAGCTATGGCGGCTCTTCGGCCGGAGGCGGCAGCAGTTCCAGTGCCAATCTCCTGCTTACGCCCTCCCTAACCaagcaccatcagcagcagagtcaATTCAACTTCCCCAACGTGACCATCACTAGCAGCAGCGGTGCTGGCAGCGGCGGAAACGGCGGCAGTGCCTCGCACAATGTGCAAACTCTCATCTCTAACGAGAATCTGTCGGAGTACCAGGCGGCTCCCCCTTCGGTGGCAAACAGCATGAACGGAGGGGGATTAATTGACAGCCTGGTGAACAGCTCCAATGGTCACATCAGCTCGCTCATCAACAGCCAAGTGTCGAACGTGTCGAATGCCTCAAATGCCACAAGCAGCCTCGTGAACTCCACGACCACAAGCACTACGAGCAGCTTCTTTCCACGCAAACTGAGCACAGCGGGCGTCGACAAGCGGACGCCCTTCACCAGCGAGTACACGGACACCCACAAGTCGAACGACAGCGATAAGACCGTGTCGCTGACGGGCAGTGCCAGCACAGACTCGGATCGGACACCTGTGCGCCTGGACTCCACGGAGGATGGGGACTCGGGCCAGTGGCGACAGAACTCCATTTCACTCAAGGAGTGGGACATACCCTATGGCGATCTGCGGCTGTTGGAGCGAATTGGACAGGGACGCTTTGGCACCGTGCATCGAGCACTGTGGCACGGCGATGTGGCGGTGAAGCTGCTCAACGAGGACTACCTGCAGGACGAGCATATGCTGGAGACGTTTCGCAACGAGGTGGCCAACTTCAAGAAGACGCGACACGAGAATCTGGTGCTCTTCATGGGCGCCTGCATGAATCCGCCGTACCTGGCCATTGTCACATCGCTGTGCAAGGGCAACACCCTCTTCACGTACATCCATCAGCGGCGTGAGAAGTTCGCCATGAATCGGACGCTGGTGATTGCCCAGCAAATCGCTCAGGGCATGGGCTATCTGCACGCACGGGACATCATACACAAGGATCTGCGCACCAAGAACATATTCATTGAGAACGGCAAGGTGATCATCACGGACTTTGGCCTGTTCAGCTCCACCAAACTGCTGTACTGTGATATAGGCTTAGGAGTACCCCACAACTGGTTGTGCTACTTGGCCCCGGAGCTGATACGCGCCCTCATGCCCGAGAAGCCCAAGGGCGAGTGCCTGCAGTTCACCTACTACTCGGACGTGTACTCGTTCGGCACCGTCTGGTATGAGCTGATTTGCGGCGAGTTTACGTTCAAGGACCAGCCGGCCGAATCGATTATCTGGCAGGTGGGACGCGGCATGAAGCAGTCGCTGGCCAATCTCCAGTCCGGCCGCGAGGTCAAGGATCTCCTAATGCTGTGCTGGGCCTACGAGAAGGAGCAACGGCCCCGGTTTGCCCAACTCCTGTACAAGCTGGAGCAATTGCCGAAGAAGCGACTGGCAAGGAGTCCCTCGCATCCCGTCAATCTTTCCCGCTCCGCGGAGTCTGTCTTCTGA